Part of the Methanobacterium paludis genome is shown below.
AAAAAAAAGGCACGCAGAGAACTCTTTTTACAATTTAAGACCATATAAACAAGTATTGAAATAGGCTGTTAACAGATTAGTCATCACAGTTTCTATTTTCAATAAAATGACACAGTCCAAACCCCATTCCCCAAAAAAACCACCAAACAAACACTTCTACAATACCCTATAATACCCGAGAACATTCCTCAAGCCCAACCACCAACATCATACCAACCATTAACCCTTGATAATACATTAAATTCAAAACAAACACCAAAAAAATTAATACAAATAAATCAAAACCCACTAAACCCTTTACCCAATTTTCACCTTTTTAGAGAAAAACAAGCCCAACAAACCCCAAATAACATCACACCATAATTAATTTAAATATTAATAATTTTTTAAGAATCTCAATGAATTAAAGATTAAAACTGTAAGTAACTGTGTAAAATATGTTGATTCCATAATGTATTAGCATTAATAATTATTTTTAATATCTAATTCCAATTTGTGAATAAAACCAATGAAAACCAATGATGCTGCATGAATTTCGTTTATTTCCTTTTATTTTACTTCCCCATTTCTACAGAAATGACGACTCGGTTCACCCTCTTTGAGGCTGTTTTCTTTCCAGATGGGACAGTCATTACATTTACAAATTCTATTAGTTTTAATATCTTTACATGTGGCTTTACCTGTTGCACAGTACACTCCTGGAACTCTATCGGGTCCCATCATCATGGGGCTGTCCAGATCTTGTTGGGTTATTAATAGCATTATTTTCAGTTTATCTTTAACGCATTGACTTTCAATTTGGACAGCGCACTTGGTGCATACACATTTTTTGATGTTTTCCATGGTAAAATCAATTTTACGCATCTCAAATCCCCAGGTACAACTTATTTTAATATTATTTTAATTTTGTAACATTTAAATCATTAATTATGTTTTATAATCCTTGCATGCATGTTTTTATGCTCCTTGCCCGTATATGGCTGCTCCAATGAAAAAAAGTACTATTCCTACGATTAAAAAACTTGTAGGCAGCAAGTTCCATCTTGCTATGTAGTGACCAAACACAAAAATTACATTTAAAATTATTATAAATGATCCTAGAGCATAAAATAAAAATCCTAACTTATTTATTGTTTTTGGGTCCATGTTTCTGGTTTAGAAATCTCTCTTTATAGAGTTATTCAAATTAAGTTTTAAATTATCTTAAGGTATCGTAAGGGAATTACTGATTATATTAAAAGATTATAGGGATTCAAACAATTTTTTGGTTTATTTCGTTTGAAAACGATGCTACTAATCTTGATATTACTAATCTTAAATTTACATTCTCTCGAGAGCGTTTTCCATGGATTTAACATGCTTGATTTCTATTTTATTATAGAATGCAAAACCTATTTCCTTGAAATACCTTATCACAGCATCTTGAGCTGGTGCTTCAACCACATATAAAATTGTATGTTCAAGTGGGGAAAAAACTCCTGTTATAACTTTTATTCCCTCTTTCCGGGCAAAATTGTCCTTTTTACTTGATAGTTCTTTAATTATAATCTTGTTTTCTTTATTAAACATGGGGCAAGATTCAACGCTGTGTTTCATATGCACACTATACATTGGCATATTCCAACCTCCTACTTGTTTAATTCTTGGTATATGTTTGTTAAAACAAAAACTTATTATTTACTATTAAAATTAATTAGATTTTAAATTCTTTAAATTAAAAAATAAGCACCATAATAACTTAAAATTATAATCATTAAATTATTCATTAATAATAACTCAATTGGAACTGTAGTGGGTTTATTTTTACTCTTTATCCTCCTCATCCCTGCGGGACTTGAATACGTACCCGCATTTAGTACAGGTCACGGCTCCTGTTGTTGCATGGGCATGATGCACAGGGTCGAGACTTCTTTTAATGGTTTTGTCTTGACAACCACATTTAGGACATTTCTCGCTTAATTTAATTTTCATAGTTTTCTCCCCTTTGATCTTGATACATTATATTGCAGATAAGGCAAATGAGCAAACTAAAAATCTACTTTAATTATATCTTTCTAATCATTTATCAAATTTTATCATTAGAACAAAGAATTAGTTAAATAGTAAACAATGATTAGAAATCAATCAATATTAATTAATGTTTGATCAATTAATTAAATATCAATGTTCAGAATAAGGATTGGGATAAAATTTACAGAATCTGAATATATTTGACCGTTGAAGGTTCAGTTTAGTATAAAAAGAAGAAAAATAAGCCAGTTAAAGTACTAAAAAGGTTTTTGAGAGGAATTTGCGGAAATTTTAAATGAATGAACTACTTTTTTTTCACTATTTTATCCATAGAATCTTTAATTGAATTAACCCATGGTTTTAAAATGTTTTTAGCATCTTCTGTAGTTTTATTTTCCTGTTTGCCGTCTCGTTTTCCCTGATCTAAGATGTTATTTTTATTAGTTATGTAATCTTCAAGCCAATCTGCTAATTCATAGTTGGATAGGTTTTTTGAATAGACCCATGCATAACCCTCATGTTCACTGCTCAAAGTGAGTTCACCTTCAACCACATTTCCAGACATTATGATGTGAACAGCCCTTATTATATGTAAATTCTGTTCAGCAGCTCCAACTACGTGATCAAGGGCTATTTTTAGTTTAGTTTCTTCATAGACTTCCCTTGTTAATGCATGGTCAAAGGATTCATCTTGATCTACTTTTCCACCGGGAAGTTCCCATTTCCCGGGATTAGTCTTGGAATCTGTAGATCTCTTGAGAATGAGAATTTTACCATTTTCATCAGTGAGAAACACTCGAACTGCAAGTCCATAAACGTGGTTTATCATTTAATCATAATCCTTTAATTTACAATCTTAAACTTGTATTATATTAGGTTTAGTTTACTTATAATGGTTAATATTTTTGAGATTAAAATATCCGTATCTCCGATTCTTTGTTTAAAAAATATAAAAAATATAAAAGAAAGAAAAAAATAGAATTTTCCTAATTTCAAGTAATTTTTAGACTAATGCCTGTTATACACATGCCTCGTTATACACATTATCTATCATTGATTGGACATCGCCTGTTTCTGTGTAGTTGTAACCATTGTTTAACATGTACTGGCCCGGATCTGTGATCCCTGTAAAACTTGATGGGGAGAAATAATCGTCATGTGATCTAGGTAACCAGTTTAAACCAGTTATCTGGACTGATGTAGAATAAAAAATAGTAAACACCTTTTTATTTCCCTTTGTTTCTTTGTACCAGGGTGTGCCCATTTCATAAAGCGTTCCTGCACATGCGCCACCGTATATATCCACTATTAATGCGTTACTTGGCACATCTTGAAGCACTGCATCATGTTCATTTGGCCCTATTCCATAATTCACAGCATAAACACCTTTTGCTTTTAAACCGTTGACTATTTCATTCACACGGCCATTATCTTCTGTTATTGAGTTTATATTGTCGCTTGTAATGTAAACGGGTCTTGTTTGAATTTCTGTGTTCTGGTTGTTATCACTACTCTGATTTGTTTCGTTGATTTGGTTTGTTTCATTACTCTTATTTCCATCGAGTGGGGTGTTGTTAGCAACTTTGTATTTGTACATGTACGCTGCATTCACAGTTGCAACGTCGTTTTCATTTAAAAGTTTGTCATTTAAATCTACTGTTGGTTGTACTTGTGGCTCAATCGGATTGCTTTCTCCAAATGCGGAGAGAATAGACAGAAACAAGCTCGCTGCAAATACCAATGCATATGTTGATTTTCTATTAATTTGATCGCCTCCAATTCCAAATTTACTTATAAAGCAATTTGGATAACACAGAGATCATAACATATTTACATATAAATCTTTTGGTCTAAAATCTGAAAAACGGCGATTATAAGGCTCTTTTTTAGATTTAAGACAAGTTTAGAAGAGATGAAAGTAACATATTTCGTAAGGCTGTTGTCTGTTTGTATTTTTGACAAACTCCAGATATTCAAACGTTATTCTAAAAAATAAACCGTTATAATTTTTATGTTTCTTTAATAACAACTGTGGGAAATTCAAATGGTTAGTTATAGGTTAATATTTTTTGATAATATGATGCTAAATGGGTTTATTTTGGATTAAATAAGTTTTATACAGCTAAAATATTAGTTTCAAGTTCTGAAAATTTGTTTCAGTCAGATTTTTGTAAGGCCCATTTTTTTATATAAAACCCTGAAAAAAGTAATATTAACAAACCTCAAAATGATAAAATTTAGATGTTATGCAGTTCATAATTCTTATCGGTGATACCCTTTATTACAAACCATAAGGCTAACCTATTTAAACTTATTAAACTGGGAAAACCGCAGTTTGCATTTGGATTATTTTTCTATTTTTGTATTGGGGCTTTGCTTGCTGTTTTATTCAATGCGGACTTTGTTTTAAGCAAATTTATACTGGGATACGTTATTCTATTTCTTGCCACACTTGCGGTACATTACCACAACGATTATTTTGATTTTGAGGCAGATCAGTACGTCACACCAACTGCAATTTCAGGTGGTAGTGGAGTCCTGGTTGAAAATCCACAGTGGAGGGAGTTATCAAAAAGGATAGCAATCAGCATTATAGGGTTATCCATACTTTTTGCCGTAATTTTTACAGTTATATTTTCTTACACAATATGGTTTTTATTGTTTGTCATTTTTGGAAACCTTTTAGCGTGGTTCTACGCTGCTCCTCCTGTTAAACTATCCTATAGAGGATTAGGAGAATTTGGAAATACTGCAATTGGTATTTTATTTCCCGCCATGGGCTATTTTGCATTAATGGGAACATTAGACCTTCCATTTTTGGTTTTCATTATGCCCTTAATCTTTTTACAGTTAATATTCACAATCAGTGTTGAGATCCCTGATATGGAGGGGGATAAGCTGGGTGGTAAAGTTACCTGGATTGTGTCACGCGGTCGTGGTTTTGGTTTCAAGTTGATTGCATTTTCCGGCTTTATGGTAACTGTTTCATTTCTTATTATTTCTTTTACAAACTTATTTCCACTTAATTTAGATTTTAGAATACTTGCACTGTTTTCGTTGATTCCACTGAGTTTAGGGATTGTAGAATTAATAAAAAAACCGTTGGATAAGGTATCTGCCACAAAATTTGCAACTTACAACCTTGTTTCCATATTTACAGTTTTAATCTTAATTAACTGCTATTTAATCTACATATTGGGATGATCTTAAATTATTTGAATAGATTAATTGTTGAGAAGGTTAGTCATTAGAGAAAGGTTAGTCATTAGAAAGATCTTAATTGAGTAAAGGGTTGTCAAAATGGATAAAGACCAAAGAGAGTTCCTGATTTATAACGATTTCACGGCTGACACATTATTTAAAGTTATTAAGTTAGGCAGGCCCCAGTATTTAGTTGGTAACTTTCTTCTTTTCACCATGGGAGCTTTGCTTGCTGTTTTATTCAGTGCGGACTTTGTTTTAAGTAAGTTCTTACTGGGATACTCTGTTTTGTTCACGGCTCATCTTGCAGTTCACTACAGTAACGATTATTTTGATTTTGATACTGACCATTACAACGCACCAACTGCAATTTCAGGTGGTAGTGGAATTCTGGTTGAAAATCCTGAATTGAGAGAGTTTTCAAAATGGTTTTCTATTTTTCTTGTAGGTTTATCTCTGGCTCTTACAGCAGCTTTTACGATTATTTTTAATTATCCCCTATCTTTCTTCCTGTTCCTGTTATTTGGAAACCTTCTGGCATGGTTTTACACGGCTCCTCCTGTCAAACTGGTTTACAGAAGGTTGGGGGAAGTTGCAAACATGGTTGCAGTTGTCATATTTTTAGGAACAGGCTACTTTGCCCTAATGGGGACATTAGACCTTCCATTTTTTATTTTTACAGTTCCAGTAATCTTTTTACAGTTAATCTTTATCAATAGCTTTGAGATCCCTGATATGGAGGGTGATAAGCTGGGTGGTAAGGTTACCTGGATTGTGTCACGTGGCCGTGGTTTTGGTTTTAAGTTGATTGCGGTTTCAGGATTTCTGGCTACTTTTTCGTTTCTTGTTATCTCATTTACGAATTTGTTTCCTTCAACCCTGGATTTTAGGGTGCTTGCACTTATTTCGTTGATTTCTTTGAGTTTAGGGATTGTGGAGGTGGTGAAAAAACCTTTGGATAGGGTATCTGCAACGAAATTTGCCAGTATTAACGTTGCATCACTTTTCATCATGTCGATTTTAATTAACTGTTACTTGATCTATCTCCTAAAATGAAACTTCAGTTAAGTCAAGACATCTCAAAGATCCTTAAAAATAGGAAGTTTAATTAATCTAATTGTTTATTGGTAGTTTAATAAACGGTAGTTTAATAACATGTCTTGTGTGGTAAACCCGTATATTTAGGATAACTTGATGAACTGATACTTTTTGAGGTTTATTTGTGAGTGTAAATAATGGTGTTAGAACTTCGGATTTTGTTTCCAGGATCTCTCTGGAAATTCCCTCTGACGGTATAACATTTAAAGATTTTCTGGAACTTATAGGAGAACAAGGATTTTTAATGTCATGTATTATCCTGGTGGCTCCTTTTTTACTTCCAGTATCAATTCCAGGGAGTAGTTTGCCATTTGGATTGGCCATAATCTTAATAAATATGGGCATACTGTTCAATAGGCATCCTCTGCTCCCTAAACGTGTTATGGAATATAAAATATCCCAAGATAATATGCTACGTATTTTAAATGGAATGGTTCGTGTTTTGACAACTTTAGAAAAGTTTACAAAGCAACGTTCTATGTTTTTGTTTAATACGCAGGTCATGAAGTATGTAAACAGTTTAATAATAATTTTTTGTGCATTTTTGCTGATGTTACCATTGCCAGTTCCTTTAACAGATTTTTTACCAGCTTATGGGATTCTTTTTTTGGCGGTTGGTTCGCTTGAGCGTGATGGATACTTGATTTTTGCAGGCTACCTCTTGGTGATTATAACTACCATTTACTTCAGTTTGATAGCAATACTTGGACTAAGCGGAATGAAAATTATTTTAGCCCATTTAGGGTTGCCT
Proteins encoded:
- a CDS encoding DUF2769 domain-containing protein — encoded protein: MRKIDFTMENIKKCVCTKCAVQIESQCVKDKLKIMLLITQQDLDSPMMMGPDRVPGVYCATGKATCKDIKTNRICKCNDCPIWKENSLKEGEPSRHFCRNGEVK
- a CDS encoding TIGR04165 family Cys-rich peptide; translated protein: MKIKLSEKCPKCGCQDKTIKRSLDPVHHAHATTGAVTCTKCGYVFKSRRDEEDKE
- a CDS encoding NUDIX hydrolase, producing MINHVYGLAVRVFLTDENGKILILKRSTDSKTNPGKWELPGGKVDQDESFDHALTREVYEETKLKIALDHVVGAAEQNLHIIRAVHIIMSGNVVEGELTLSSEHEGYAWVYSKNLSNYELADWLEDYITNKNNILDQGKRDGKQENKTTEDAKNILKPWVNSIKDSMDKIVKKK
- a CDS encoding prenyltransferase codes for the protein MLAVLFNADFVLSKFILGYVILFLATLAVHYHNDYFDFEADQYVTPTAISGGSGVLVENPQWRELSKRIAISIIGLSILFAVIFTVIFSYTIWFLLFVIFGNLLAWFYAAPPVKLSYRGLGEFGNTAIGILFPAMGYFALMGTLDLPFLVFIMPLIFLQLIFTISVEIPDMEGDKLGGKVTWIVSRGRGFGFKLIAFSGFMVTVSFLIISFTNLFPLNLDFRILALFSLIPLSLGIVELIKKPLDKVSATKFATYNLVSIFTVLILINCYLIYILG
- a CDS encoding prenyltransferase encodes the protein MDKDQREFLIYNDFTADTLFKVIKLGRPQYLVGNFLLFTMGALLAVLFSADFVLSKFLLGYSVLFTAHLAVHYSNDYFDFDTDHYNAPTAISGGSGILVENPELREFSKWFSIFLVGLSLALTAAFTIIFNYPLSFFLFLLFGNLLAWFYTAPPVKLVYRRLGEVANMVAVVIFLGTGYFALMGTLDLPFFIFTVPVIFLQLIFINSFEIPDMEGDKLGGKVTWIVSRGRGFGFKLIAVSGFLATFSFLVISFTNLFPSTLDFRVLALISLISLSLGIVEVVKKPLDRVSATKFASINVASLFIMSILINCYLIYLLK
- a CDS encoding exopolysaccharide biosynthesis protein, encoding MSVNNGVRTSDFVSRISLEIPSDGITFKDFLELIGEQGFLMSCIILVAPFLLPVSIPGSSLPFGLAIILINMGILFNRHPLLPKRVMEYKISQDNMLRILNGMVRVLTTLEKFTKQRSMFLFNTQVMKYVNSLIIIFCAFLLMLPLPVPLTDFLPAYGILFLAVGSLERDGYLIFAGYLLVIITTIYFSLIAILGLSGMKIILAHLGLPY